In Manis pentadactyla isolate mManPen7 chromosome 11, mManPen7.hap1, whole genome shotgun sequence, one DNA window encodes the following:
- the KHNYN gene encoding protein KHNYN isoform X3, translating into MPTLGAGFPSPDRFAVSAKAEDKVWAQQSHVEHIFRVGMSVLPKDCPENPHIWLQLEGPKENARRAKEYLKGLCSPELQDEIHYPAKLHCIFLGAQGFFLDCLAWSTSAHLVPGAPGSLMVSGLTEAFVMAQSRVEELVERLSWDLRPRPSPAAFQYARVRRDFSALLQPRGDAHTEALLQLPLAVQEELLNLVQEVLREQGFHALPSWESGSPSPLGTGHQRVGDYVNEEDWEFLDARPVEQQESRGERHAMEKEGGQQGGLREMDLGWKMLPGEEAWEREVAFRSQSGGREARQVGSLKGKALGKEEVLQEGGRFCVQGEPPGAIGPCEKAAQFPGASLLQRLHNGKVSPLRVPSPPPAPGPLGHCGEGGDRGHKQQVVARGRGSPRKRGIRGGNLVTGTQRFQEALQDPFTLCLANVPGQPDLRHIVIDGSNVAMEHGLQHCFSSRGIAIAVQYFWDRGHRDITVFLPQWRFSKDSKVREGHFLQKLYSLSLLSLTPSRVMDGRRISSYDDRFMVRLAEETDGIIVSNDQFRDLAEESEKWTVIIRERLLPFTFVGNLFMVPDDPLGRNGPTLDEFLKKLVRTQFSGAGERRRGKRQWWYSEDPGD; encoded by the exons ATGCCTACCTTGGGGGCAGGCTTCCCGTCCCCGGACCGCTTTGCCGTTTCTGCGAAGGCGGAGGACAAGGTGTGGGCGCAGCAAAGCCATGTGGAGCACATATTCAGAGTGGGGATGAGTGTCCTCCCGAAGGACTGTCCCGAGAACCCTCACATCTGGCTGCAGCTGGAGGGCCCTAAGGAGAACGCCCGCAGAGCCAAG GAGTACCTGAAGGGTCTGTGCAGCCCAGAGCTGCAGGATGAAATCCACTACCCAGCCAAACTGCACTGCATCTTCCTGGGAGCCCAGGGCTTCTTCCTTGATTGCCTGGCCTGGAGCACATCAGCCCACCTGGTGCCTGGGGCGCCCGGCTCGCTGATGGTCAGTGGCCTGACTGAGGCCTTCGTCATGGCTCAGAGCAgagtggaggagctggtggagcGGCTGAGCTGGGACTTACGACCAAGGCCATCCCCTGCAGCCTTCCAGTATGCTAGAGTGCGGAGGGACTTCTCTGCCTTGCTGCAGCCCCGGGGCGATGCCCACACAGAAGCCCTCCTGCAGCTGCCCCTGGCTGTTCAGGAGGAGCTGCTGAACCTGGTGCAGGAGGTGCTCAGGGAGCAGGGGTTCCATGCACTCCCTTCCTGGGAGTCGGGGAGCCCAAGCCCACTGGGTACTGGGCACCAGAGAGTCGGAGATTACGTGAATGAAGAAGACTGGGAGTTCCTGGATGCCAGACCTGTGGAGCAGCAAGAGTCAaggggagagagacatgctatggagaaggagggagggcagCAGGGTGGCCTGAGAGAGATGGATTTGGGGTGGAAAATGCTGCCTGGGGAAGAGGCCTGGGAGAGGGAAGTGGCCTTCAGGTCACAGTCAGGGGGCAGAGAGGCAAGACAGGTAGGGTCCCTGAAAGGGAAGGCCCTGGGGAAAGAGGAGGTGCTTCAGGAAGGAGGAAGGTTCTGTGTCCAGGGTGAGCCTCCTGGTGCGATTGGCCCCTGTGAGAAGGCAGCTCAGTTCCCGGGAGCCTCCCTCCTCCAGCGGCTCCACAATGGGAAAGTTTCACCTCTGAGAGTGCCTAGTCCCCCTCCTGCGCCCGGACCCCTGGGGCACTGTGGAGAGGGAGGAGACAGAGGACACAAGCAGCAGGTTGTGGCTAGAGGTCGGGGGTCTCCGAGGAAACGAGGCATCCGGGGAGGCAACTTGGTGACTGGCACACAGCGTTTCCAGGAAGCCCTACAGGACCCTTTCACCCTGTGCCTTGCCAATGTGCCTGGCCAGCCAGACCTGCGTCATATTGTCATCGATGGCAGCAATGTGGCCATGGA GCACGGCCTCCAGCACTGCTTCTCCAGCCGGGGCATCGCCATCGCTGTGCAGTACTTCTGGGACCGTGGCCACCGCGACATAACCGTCTTTCTTCCTCAGTGGCGCTTCAGTAAAGATTCCAAGGTCAGAG AGGGTCACTTCCTGCAAAAGCTGTActccctcagcctgctctccctcactccctcccGAGTCATGGATGGCAGGAGGATCTCTTCCTATGATGACAG GTTCATGGTGAGGCTGGCTGAAGAGACTGATGGGATCATTGTCTCCAATGACCAGTTCCGGGACCTGGCAGAGGAGTCTGAGAAGTGGACGGTGATCATCAGAGAGCG TCTCCTGCCTTTCACCTTTGTGGGGAACCTCTTCATGGTTCCTGATGACCCGCTGGGACGAAATGGCCCCACACTGGATGAGTTCCTGAAGAAGCTGGTCAG AACACAGTTCTCAGGAGCAGGGGAGAGAAGACGAGGAAAAAGGCAGTGGTGGTATTCGGAAGACCCAGGAGACTGA
- the KHNYN gene encoding protein KHNYN isoform X2 — MPTLGAGFPSPDRFAVSAKAEDKVWAQQSHVEHIFRVGMSVLPKDCPENPHIWLQLEGPKENARRAKEYLKGLCSPELQDEIHYPAKLHCIFLGAQGFFLDCLAWSTSAHLVPGAPGSLMVSGLTEAFVMAQSRVEELVERLSWDLRPRPSPAAFQYARVRRDFSALLQPRGDAHTEALLQLPLAVQEELLNLVQEVLREQGFHALPSWESGSPSPLGTGHQRVGDYVNEEDWEFLDARPVEQQESRGERHAMEKEGGQQGGLREMDLGWKMLPGEEAWEREVAFRSQSGGREARQVGSLKGKALGKEEVLQEGGRFCVQGEPPGAIGPCEKAAQFPGASLLQRLHNGKVSPLRVPSPPPAPGPLGHCGEGGDRGHKQQVVARGRGSPRKRGIRGGNLVTGTQRFQEALQDPFTLCLANVPGQPDLRHIVIDGSNVAMEHGLQHCFSSRGIAIAVQYFWDRGHRDITVFLPQWRFSKDSKVREGHFLQKLYSLSLLSLTPSRVMDGRRISSYDDRFMVRLAEETDGIIVSNDQFRDLAEESEKWTVIIRERLLPFTFVGNLFMVPDDPLGRNGPTLDEFLKKLVRTQGCPKAQYPSRGFAEHSSQEQGREDEEKGSGGIRKTQETEQLRRQLLEVFWGQDHRVDFILQREPYCRDINQLSEALLSLNF; from the exons ATGCCTACCTTGGGGGCAGGCTTCCCGTCCCCGGACCGCTTTGCCGTTTCTGCGAAGGCGGAGGACAAGGTGTGGGCGCAGCAAAGCCATGTGGAGCACATATTCAGAGTGGGGATGAGTGTCCTCCCGAAGGACTGTCCCGAGAACCCTCACATCTGGCTGCAGCTGGAGGGCCCTAAGGAGAACGCCCGCAGAGCCAAG GAGTACCTGAAGGGTCTGTGCAGCCCAGAGCTGCAGGATGAAATCCACTACCCAGCCAAACTGCACTGCATCTTCCTGGGAGCCCAGGGCTTCTTCCTTGATTGCCTGGCCTGGAGCACATCAGCCCACCTGGTGCCTGGGGCGCCCGGCTCGCTGATGGTCAGTGGCCTGACTGAGGCCTTCGTCATGGCTCAGAGCAgagtggaggagctggtggagcGGCTGAGCTGGGACTTACGACCAAGGCCATCCCCTGCAGCCTTCCAGTATGCTAGAGTGCGGAGGGACTTCTCTGCCTTGCTGCAGCCCCGGGGCGATGCCCACACAGAAGCCCTCCTGCAGCTGCCCCTGGCTGTTCAGGAGGAGCTGCTGAACCTGGTGCAGGAGGTGCTCAGGGAGCAGGGGTTCCATGCACTCCCTTCCTGGGAGTCGGGGAGCCCAAGCCCACTGGGTACTGGGCACCAGAGAGTCGGAGATTACGTGAATGAAGAAGACTGGGAGTTCCTGGATGCCAGACCTGTGGAGCAGCAAGAGTCAaggggagagagacatgctatggagaaggagggagggcagCAGGGTGGCCTGAGAGAGATGGATTTGGGGTGGAAAATGCTGCCTGGGGAAGAGGCCTGGGAGAGGGAAGTGGCCTTCAGGTCACAGTCAGGGGGCAGAGAGGCAAGACAGGTAGGGTCCCTGAAAGGGAAGGCCCTGGGGAAAGAGGAGGTGCTTCAGGAAGGAGGAAGGTTCTGTGTCCAGGGTGAGCCTCCTGGTGCGATTGGCCCCTGTGAGAAGGCAGCTCAGTTCCCGGGAGCCTCCCTCCTCCAGCGGCTCCACAATGGGAAAGTTTCACCTCTGAGAGTGCCTAGTCCCCCTCCTGCGCCCGGACCCCTGGGGCACTGTGGAGAGGGAGGAGACAGAGGACACAAGCAGCAGGTTGTGGCTAGAGGTCGGGGGTCTCCGAGGAAACGAGGCATCCGGGGAGGCAACTTGGTGACTGGCACACAGCGTTTCCAGGAAGCCCTACAGGACCCTTTCACCCTGTGCCTTGCCAATGTGCCTGGCCAGCCAGACCTGCGTCATATTGTCATCGATGGCAGCAATGTGGCCATGGA GCACGGCCTCCAGCACTGCTTCTCCAGCCGGGGCATCGCCATCGCTGTGCAGTACTTCTGGGACCGTGGCCACCGCGACATAACCGTCTTTCTTCCTCAGTGGCGCTTCAGTAAAGATTCCAAGGTCAGAG AGGGTCACTTCCTGCAAAAGCTGTActccctcagcctgctctccctcactccctcccGAGTCATGGATGGCAGGAGGATCTCTTCCTATGATGACAG GTTCATGGTGAGGCTGGCTGAAGAGACTGATGGGATCATTGTCTCCAATGACCAGTTCCGGGACCTGGCAGAGGAGTCTGAGAAGTGGACGGTGATCATCAGAGAGCG TCTCCTGCCTTTCACCTTTGTGGGGAACCTCTTCATGGTTCCTGATGACCCGCTGGGACGAAATGGCCCCACACTGGATGAGTTCCTGAAGAAGCTGGTCAG GACACAGGGGTGTCCTAAGGCTCAGTATCCATCACGCGGCTTTGCAGAACACAGTTCTCAGGAGCAGGGGAGAGAAGACGAGGAAAAAGGCAGTGGTGGTATTCGGAAGACCCAGGAGACTGAGCAGCTGAGGCGCCAGCTGCTGGAGGTGTTTTGGGGCCAGGATCACAGGGTGGACTTCATCTTGCAGCGGGAGCCGTACTGCCGGGACATCAACCAGCTCTCTGAGGCCCTGCTCAGTCTCAACTTTTGA
- the KHNYN gene encoding protein KHNYN isoform X1 translates to MTSFWREGLGGQAAMPTLGAGFPSPDRFAVSAKAEDKVWAQQSHVEHIFRVGMSVLPKDCPENPHIWLQLEGPKENARRAKEYLKGLCSPELQDEIHYPAKLHCIFLGAQGFFLDCLAWSTSAHLVPGAPGSLMVSGLTEAFVMAQSRVEELVERLSWDLRPRPSPAAFQYARVRRDFSALLQPRGDAHTEALLQLPLAVQEELLNLVQEVLREQGFHALPSWESGSPSPLGTGHQRVGDYVNEEDWEFLDARPVEQQESRGERHAMEKEGGQQGGLREMDLGWKMLPGEEAWEREVAFRSQSGGREARQVGSLKGKALGKEEVLQEGGRFCVQGEPPGAIGPCEKAAQFPGASLLQRLHNGKVSPLRVPSPPPAPGPLGHCGEGGDRGHKQQVVARGRGSPRKRGIRGGNLVTGTQRFQEALQDPFTLCLANVPGQPDLRHIVIDGSNVAMEHGLQHCFSSRGIAIAVQYFWDRGHRDITVFLPQWRFSKDSKVREGHFLQKLYSLSLLSLTPSRVMDGRRISSYDDRFMVRLAEETDGIIVSNDQFRDLAEESEKWTVIIRERLLPFTFVGNLFMVPDDPLGRNGPTLDEFLKKLVRTQGCPKAQYPSRGFAEHSSQEQGREDEEKGSGGIRKTQETEQLRRQLLEVFWGQDHRVDFILQREPYCRDINQLSEALLSLNF, encoded by the exons ATGACTTCTTTCTGGAGAGAAG GGCTAGGCGGCCAAGCAGCCATGCCTACCTTGGGGGCAGGCTTCCCGTCCCCGGACCGCTTTGCCGTTTCTGCGAAGGCGGAGGACAAGGTGTGGGCGCAGCAAAGCCATGTGGAGCACATATTCAGAGTGGGGATGAGTGTCCTCCCGAAGGACTGTCCCGAGAACCCTCACATCTGGCTGCAGCTGGAGGGCCCTAAGGAGAACGCCCGCAGAGCCAAG GAGTACCTGAAGGGTCTGTGCAGCCCAGAGCTGCAGGATGAAATCCACTACCCAGCCAAACTGCACTGCATCTTCCTGGGAGCCCAGGGCTTCTTCCTTGATTGCCTGGCCTGGAGCACATCAGCCCACCTGGTGCCTGGGGCGCCCGGCTCGCTGATGGTCAGTGGCCTGACTGAGGCCTTCGTCATGGCTCAGAGCAgagtggaggagctggtggagcGGCTGAGCTGGGACTTACGACCAAGGCCATCCCCTGCAGCCTTCCAGTATGCTAGAGTGCGGAGGGACTTCTCTGCCTTGCTGCAGCCCCGGGGCGATGCCCACACAGAAGCCCTCCTGCAGCTGCCCCTGGCTGTTCAGGAGGAGCTGCTGAACCTGGTGCAGGAGGTGCTCAGGGAGCAGGGGTTCCATGCACTCCCTTCCTGGGAGTCGGGGAGCCCAAGCCCACTGGGTACTGGGCACCAGAGAGTCGGAGATTACGTGAATGAAGAAGACTGGGAGTTCCTGGATGCCAGACCTGTGGAGCAGCAAGAGTCAaggggagagagacatgctatggagaaggagggagggcagCAGGGTGGCCTGAGAGAGATGGATTTGGGGTGGAAAATGCTGCCTGGGGAAGAGGCCTGGGAGAGGGAAGTGGCCTTCAGGTCACAGTCAGGGGGCAGAGAGGCAAGACAGGTAGGGTCCCTGAAAGGGAAGGCCCTGGGGAAAGAGGAGGTGCTTCAGGAAGGAGGAAGGTTCTGTGTCCAGGGTGAGCCTCCTGGTGCGATTGGCCCCTGTGAGAAGGCAGCTCAGTTCCCGGGAGCCTCCCTCCTCCAGCGGCTCCACAATGGGAAAGTTTCACCTCTGAGAGTGCCTAGTCCCCCTCCTGCGCCCGGACCCCTGGGGCACTGTGGAGAGGGAGGAGACAGAGGACACAAGCAGCAGGTTGTGGCTAGAGGTCGGGGGTCTCCGAGGAAACGAGGCATCCGGGGAGGCAACTTGGTGACTGGCACACAGCGTTTCCAGGAAGCCCTACAGGACCCTTTCACCCTGTGCCTTGCCAATGTGCCTGGCCAGCCAGACCTGCGTCATATTGTCATCGATGGCAGCAATGTGGCCATGGA GCACGGCCTCCAGCACTGCTTCTCCAGCCGGGGCATCGCCATCGCTGTGCAGTACTTCTGGGACCGTGGCCACCGCGACATAACCGTCTTTCTTCCTCAGTGGCGCTTCAGTAAAGATTCCAAGGTCAGAG AGGGTCACTTCCTGCAAAAGCTGTActccctcagcctgctctccctcactccctcccGAGTCATGGATGGCAGGAGGATCTCTTCCTATGATGACAG GTTCATGGTGAGGCTGGCTGAAGAGACTGATGGGATCATTGTCTCCAATGACCAGTTCCGGGACCTGGCAGAGGAGTCTGAGAAGTGGACGGTGATCATCAGAGAGCG TCTCCTGCCTTTCACCTTTGTGGGGAACCTCTTCATGGTTCCTGATGACCCGCTGGGACGAAATGGCCCCACACTGGATGAGTTCCTGAAGAAGCTGGTCAG GACACAGGGGTGTCCTAAGGCTCAGTATCCATCACGCGGCTTTGCAGAACACAGTTCTCAGGAGCAGGGGAGAGAAGACGAGGAAAAAGGCAGTGGTGGTATTCGGAAGACCCAGGAGACTGAGCAGCTGAGGCGCCAGCTGCTGGAGGTGTTTTGGGGCCAGGATCACAGGGTGGACTTCATCTTGCAGCGGGAGCCGTACTGCCGGGACATCAACCAGCTCTCTGAGGCCCTGCTCAGTCTCAACTTTTGA
- the CBLN3 gene encoding cerebellin-3 yields MLGAKPHWPQGLPPSHPLPLALMLLALGTGWAQEGADPVLLEGECLVVCEPGRAAAGGPGGAALGEAPPGRVAFAAVRSHHHEPAGEISNGTSGAIYFDQVLVNEGGGFDRASGSFVAPVRGVYSFRFHVVKVYNRQTVQVSLMLNTWPVISAFANDPDVTREAATSSVLLPLDPGDRVSLRLRRGNLLGGWKYSSFSGFLIFPL; encoded by the exons ATGCTGGGAGCAAAGCCACACTGGCCACAAGGTCTCCCACCCAGCCACCCGCTGCCCTTGGCCCTAATGCTTCTGGCCCTGGGGACTGGGTGGGCCCAAGAGGGAGCAGACCCTGTCCTCCTGGAGGGGGAGTGCCTGGTAGTCTGCGAACCAGGCCGAGCTGCTGCAGGGGGACCTGGGGGAGCAGCCCTGGGAGAGGCACCTCCTGGAAGAGTGGCATTTGCTGCAGTCCGAAGCCACCACCATGAGCCAGCAGGGGAGATCAGCAATGGCACCAGTGGGGCCATCTACTTCGATCAG GTCCTGGTGAACGAGGGTGGTGGCTTTGACCGGGCCTCAGGCTCCTTCGTGGCCCCTGTCCGGGGTGTCTACAGCTTCCGATTCCATGTGGTGAAGGTATACAACCGCCAAACTGTCCAG GTAAGCCTGATGCTGAACACATGGCCTGTCATCTCAGCCTTTGCCAACGACCCTGATGTGACCCGGGAGGCAGCCACTAGCTCTGTGTTACTCCCACTGGACCCTGGGGACAGGGTGTCCCTGCGCCTGCGTCGGGGgaacctcctgggtggctggaaGTATTCAAGCTTCTCTGGCTTCCTCATCTTCCCTCTCTGA